From one Actinomycetota bacterium genomic stretch:
- the rpmG gene encoding 50S ribosomal protein L33: protein MATTDIRPTITLACTVCKHRNYTTRKNKRNDPDRIELKKYCRWCGRHTAHRETR, encoded by the coding sequence ATGGCGACCACCGACATCCGGCCGACGATCACCCTGGCCTGTACCGTCTGCAAGCACCGCAACTACACCACCAGGAAGAACAAGCGGAACGACCCCGACCGCATCGAGCTGAAGAAGTACTGCCGCTGGTGCGGCCGGCACACCGCCCACCGGGAGACCCGCTGA
- a CDS encoding elongation factor Tu: EMAMPGDNTEMTVKLIQPIAMAEGLRFAIREGGRTVGAGRVIKILK; this comes from the coding sequence CCGAGATGGCCATGCCGGGGGACAACACCGAGATGACGGTCAAGCTGATCCAGCCCATCGCCATGGCCGAAGGGCTCCGCTTCGCCATCCGCGAAGGTGGCCGCACCGTCGGCGCCGGCCGCGTCATCAAAATCCTCAAGTAG